One stretch of Pyxidicoccus trucidator DNA includes these proteins:
- a CDS encoding QsdR family transcriptional regulator, producing MATRLARELAGKGAKTKATPLDAFQLARKKWLAGERIDIGALAKELGVGRATLFRWVGSRELLLGEIIWSIQLPFMERARAEVRATGARGAAFEASVSERLMEAIRSFPPLRRFIESDPEYALRILTSKSSTVQSRNVELLRASIEEQVASGHLTPPLPVDTLAYVIVRIGEAFVYADVISGREPAIDQAAAAILVLLGGKVK from the coding sequence GTGGCGACCCGGCTGGCGCGGGAGCTTGCGGGGAAGGGGGCGAAGACGAAGGCCACGCCCCTGGACGCGTTTCAGCTGGCGCGGAAGAAGTGGCTGGCCGGAGAGCGCATCGACATCGGGGCGCTCGCGAAGGAATTGGGCGTGGGCCGGGCCACGCTGTTCCGCTGGGTGGGCAGCCGCGAGTTGCTGCTCGGGGAAATCATCTGGTCCATCCAGTTGCCCTTCATGGAGCGGGCGCGGGCCGAGGTGAGGGCGACTGGCGCGCGTGGCGCGGCTTTCGAAGCGAGCGTCAGCGAGCGGCTGATGGAGGCCATCCGCTCCTTCCCCCCGCTGCGCCGCTTCATCGAGAGCGACCCCGAGTACGCGCTCCGGATCCTCACCTCGAAGAGCAGCACGGTGCAGAGCCGCAACGTCGAGCTGTTGCGCGCCTCGATTGAGGAGCAGGTGGCGAGCGGGCACCTCACCCCGCCCCTGCCGGTGGACACCCTCGCCTACGTCATCGTCCGCATCGGCGAGGCGTTCGTCTACGCGGACGTCATCAGTGGCCGCGAGCCCGCCATCGACCAGGCCGCCGCCGCCATCCTCGTGCTGCTCGGCGGCAAGGTGAAGTAG
- a CDS encoding patatin-like phospholipase family protein encodes MSPESTPPTSGPHGPLGPLALSLSGGGYRAAAFHLGTLRFLNGVGLLPDVVGLSTVSGGTLTGLAWVVSQVDGKSFPEFYDAYSAYLKRTNVIGEALAGLTSNREHDSHDWVSLIRSAADVYARPDFLGDRRFDEVLGAGGLQLQEAIFNTTEFHTGLDFRFRRSSKPGALLGNKNYKLPRSVAQHVRLADVAAASSCFPGGFEPLVFPQQFHWPQEFPVSAALEELGPGFNGGLPLMDGGIYDNQGVDSLMLAFGESPTPPTLIISDVSTEETEMYNVPENPTKRGWVTLNGVSWIGWGLFFLTLASAAILAWRGFEDARAGTWGPRDYFLYLVPGVLTAAVAAALVWVHRRLHDVNAMLRKQLDLNAWPSFQKLTVVEFAQMLVLRGTSLLALTSSVFMKRVRGLVYKRVYENPAFKDRRVSNLIYALTLNRPRLFSEQPWLQPGPHLVALSQQACQMPTTLWFTNSSQFTMLESAGEATVCYVLLRHIVEHHQGQYEAEGQPLHGLFQRLRQEWAVFNQADRQPEARRPVAA; translated from the coding sequence ATGAGCCCTGAATCCACGCCTCCTACCTCCGGGCCTCACGGTCCGCTCGGCCCCCTCGCGCTGTCGCTCTCCGGCGGCGGCTATCGCGCGGCGGCGTTCCACCTGGGAACGCTGCGGTTCCTGAACGGCGTGGGGCTGCTGCCCGACGTCGTGGGACTGTCCACCGTGTCTGGCGGCACGCTCACCGGGCTGGCCTGGGTGGTGAGCCAGGTCGACGGCAAGTCCTTCCCGGAGTTCTACGACGCCTACTCTGCGTACCTGAAGCGGACGAACGTGATTGGCGAGGCGCTGGCCGGGCTCACCTCGAACCGTGAGCACGACAGCCATGACTGGGTCAGCCTCATCCGCTCCGCCGCGGACGTCTATGCCCGGCCCGACTTCCTCGGGGACCGGCGCTTCGACGAGGTCCTGGGTGCGGGTGGGCTGCAGCTCCAGGAGGCCATCTTCAACACCACCGAGTTCCACACCGGCCTGGACTTCCGCTTCCGGCGAAGCAGCAAGCCGGGCGCGCTCCTGGGCAACAAGAACTACAAGCTGCCGCGCTCCGTGGCCCAGCATGTGCGGCTGGCGGACGTGGCGGCCGCGTCGTCCTGCTTCCCGGGCGGCTTCGAGCCGCTGGTCTTCCCGCAGCAGTTCCACTGGCCCCAGGAGTTCCCGGTCAGCGCCGCGCTCGAGGAGCTGGGGCCGGGCTTCAACGGGGGGCTGCCGCTGATGGACGGCGGCATCTACGACAACCAGGGCGTCGACAGCCTGATGCTCGCCTTCGGAGAGTCACCCACCCCGCCCACGCTGATCATCTCGGACGTCAGCACGGAGGAGACCGAGATGTACAACGTCCCCGAGAACCCGACGAAGCGGGGCTGGGTGACGCTGAACGGAGTCTCGTGGATTGGCTGGGGGCTGTTCTTCCTGACGCTGGCGTCCGCGGCCATCCTGGCGTGGCGTGGGTTCGAGGATGCGCGCGCGGGCACCTGGGGCCCCCGGGACTACTTCCTGTATCTGGTGCCCGGCGTGCTGACCGCGGCGGTTGCGGCGGCGCTGGTCTGGGTCCATCGCCGCCTGCACGACGTCAACGCGATGCTTCGGAAGCAGCTGGACCTGAACGCCTGGCCGTCATTCCAGAAGCTCACGGTGGTGGAGTTCGCGCAGATGCTGGTGCTGCGAGGCACCTCGCTGCTGGCGCTGACCTCCAGCGTGTTCATGAAGCGGGTGCGAGGGCTGGTCTACAAGCGCGTGTACGAGAACCCCGCCTTCAAGGACCGGCGGGTGTCGAACCTCATCTACGCGCTCACGTTGAACCGTCCCCGCCTGTTCTCCGAGCAGCCGTGGCTGCAGCCTGGACCGCACCTGGTGGCCCTGTCCCAGCAAGCCTGCCAGATGCCCACCACGCTCTGGTTCACGAACTCCAGCCAGTTCACCATGCTGGAGTCCGCCGGAGAGGCCACCGTCTGCTACGTGCTGCTGCGCCACATCGTCGAGCACCACCAGGGGCAATACGAAGCAGAGGGGCAGCCGCTGCACGGCCTCTTCCAACGGCTGCGGCAGGAGTGGGCGGTCTTCAACCAGGCCGACCGCCAGCCTGAAGCCCGGCGCCCCGTGGCGGCGTAG
- a CDS encoding zinc-dependent metalloprotease: protein MWRSRFASRRAWLSAASLAVALALSTGCGSPTSTPPSGVSEAPDTTTPLELEGAFVAVPRAVSAEQKRQAEQKLNGVVADSGTSFYLAIRRSELGQRWFLSAYLKQKHPGGVGFGAANVVGTRVVSFKEQNGKLFVLDVDDRKVTSDVFDPDVVVEAYPVVTDHHPFNRTRGSSQYVLIDPTAGLNRFGVMGDTFGARGARFQVELSFAQRFRQLVDGIAFEQVFAGYLDVPDDLAQDYLENNPFRSSGTLALALRRYAESPGYTPTPLPPREHYFRSAPRFIPNTGLTEQVVAKWNIHPGMQPIRWHITPSILTVQNDPRYQGYDVVGAVKRGIEGWNTVFGYKVLEAVIADDTSGFADDEKNTLLFDTDESIPFAFAEWRTNPNTGEIRGASIYVPALWVWWADLQFGDDATARVSAPPTRRPLPLSWAGMQGGALCELTPWVAREEAREPGTPAPQPKVAEATTSLTKKQKVEAYLTNVVLHEIGHTLGLRHNFMGSRLDDGSPTSPPASSVMDYLEDEEAIHMVAPGPYDVEAVRYLYGLSPLLPTHAFCTDADTRVDPYCNASDRYDDPLRKFYIPRFHERLDFWMRGSRPISQQLRNFDFHVKFPLQFVRAGDAQTRADAYLLALAPLRPPLQVPANAPATYAAHADELAWRTLSRLYLDPVESRGTFTANPPNSPELLPRVIADAKAILLNTDGVRSYTARRTMVDILKVQQSLASYVALREAHDTLVAQLPSLGGEDRLQTEDLIARSSAAVSPYYR from the coding sequence ATGTGGAGAAGTCGATTCGCCTCACGGCGCGCCTGGCTGAGCGCCGCATCCCTGGCCGTGGCCCTGGCGCTGAGCACGGGCTGCGGCAGCCCCACGAGCACACCACCTTCCGGTGTCTCAGAAGCGCCTGACACCACGACGCCGTTGGAGCTGGAGGGCGCCTTCGTGGCCGTGCCTCGCGCGGTGAGCGCGGAGCAGAAACGACAGGCGGAGCAGAAGCTGAACGGTGTGGTGGCGGACTCCGGCACCAGCTTCTACCTGGCCATCCGGCGCAGCGAGCTGGGCCAGCGGTGGTTCCTGTCCGCGTACCTCAAGCAGAAACATCCCGGAGGCGTGGGCTTCGGCGCGGCGAACGTCGTCGGCACCCGGGTGGTGAGCTTCAAGGAGCAGAACGGCAAGCTCTTCGTCCTGGACGTGGATGACCGCAAGGTCACGAGTGACGTGTTCGACCCGGACGTGGTGGTGGAGGCCTATCCGGTCGTCACCGACCATCACCCGTTCAACCGCACTCGTGGCTCCAGCCAGTACGTGCTCATCGACCCGACCGCGGGGCTCAACCGCTTCGGGGTGATGGGAGACACGTTCGGCGCTCGCGGTGCCCGGTTCCAGGTGGAGCTGAGCTTCGCGCAGCGCTTCCGGCAACTGGTGGACGGCATCGCCTTCGAGCAAGTCTTCGCCGGCTACCTGGACGTGCCCGACGACCTTGCCCAGGACTACCTGGAGAACAACCCATTCCGGAGCTCGGGCACCCTCGCCCTCGCCCTGCGCCGCTACGCGGAGAGCCCGGGCTACACGCCCACTCCGCTACCGCCTCGGGAGCACTACTTCCGGAGCGCGCCGCGCTTCATCCCCAACACGGGCCTGACCGAGCAGGTGGTTGCGAAGTGGAACATCCACCCGGGCATGCAGCCCATCCGGTGGCACATCACCCCCAGCATCCTCACGGTGCAGAACGACCCGCGCTATCAGGGCTACGACGTGGTGGGCGCGGTGAAGCGCGGCATCGAGGGCTGGAACACGGTGTTCGGCTACAAGGTGCTGGAGGCCGTCATCGCCGACGACACGTCGGGCTTCGCGGACGACGAGAAGAACACCCTCCTCTTCGACACGGACGAGAGCATCCCCTTCGCCTTCGCCGAGTGGCGGACCAACCCCAACACGGGGGAGATTCGTGGCGCCAGCATCTATGTCCCCGCGCTATGGGTGTGGTGGGCGGATTTGCAGTTCGGTGACGACGCCACCGCGCGGGTCTCCGCGCCGCCGACACGCCGTCCCCTGCCCCTCTCCTGGGCCGGCATGCAGGGCGGCGCGCTGTGCGAGCTGACACCGTGGGTGGCGCGGGAAGAGGCGCGCGAGCCGGGGACGCCGGCCCCGCAGCCGAAGGTGGCGGAAGCCACCACGTCGCTCACCAAGAAGCAGAAGGTGGAGGCGTACCTCACGAATGTGGTGTTGCACGAGATTGGCCACACCCTGGGCCTGCGCCACAACTTCATGGGCTCGCGGCTGGACGACGGCAGCCCCACGAGCCCTCCCGCGTCCTCGGTGATGGACTATCTCGAGGATGAGGAGGCCATCCACATGGTGGCCCCTGGGCCGTATGACGTGGAGGCGGTGCGCTACCTCTACGGACTGTCCCCGCTGCTTCCCACCCATGCGTTCTGCACGGACGCCGACACGAGGGTCGACCCGTACTGCAACGCCAGTGACCGCTACGATGACCCGCTCAGGAAGTTCTACATCCCCCGGTTCCACGAGCGGCTCGACTTCTGGATGCGCGGCTCGAGGCCCATCTCACAGCAGCTCCGCAACTTCGACTTCCACGTCAAGTTCCCCTTGCAGTTCGTGCGGGCGGGCGATGCCCAGACACGGGCCGACGCGTATCTCCTGGCCCTGGCCCCTCTCCGGCCGCCGCTACAGGTCCCCGCCAACGCGCCGGCGACGTATGCCGCCCACGCGGACGAGCTTGCATGGCGCACCCTCTCGCGCCTGTACCTGGACCCGGTGGAGAGCCGCGGCACCTTCACCGCCAATCCGCCCAACTCGCCGGAGCTGCTGCCGCGGGTGATTGCGGACGCCAAGGCCATCCTGCTCAACACGGACGGCGTCCGGAGCTACACCGCGCGACGCACCATGGTGGACATCCTGAAGGTCCAGCAGTCCCTGGCCTCCTACGTGGCCCTGCGCGAGGCGCATGACACGCTCGTCGCACAGCTCCCGTCGCTGGGTGGCGAGGACCGGCTGCAGACCGAGGACCTCATCGCTCGCAGCTCCGCGGCCGTTTCGCCCTACTACCGCTGA
- a CDS encoding YceI family protein, with protein MATTNWNIDTTHSGIHFSVRHMVIAKVRGSFQKFSGTVSLDEQDLTASSVSVSIDTASLNTGVEQRDAHLRSADFFEVEKFPAITFQSTKVEKTSGSGLRVTGTLTIRDITREVVLEAEQLGIGKDPWGNVKAAFEAKTSIDRGDFGLKWNQALEAGGVLVGEKIEIALEVQAVKAQAAQAA; from the coding sequence ATGGCCACCACGAACTGGAACATCGACACCACCCACTCCGGCATCCACTTCAGCGTCCGCCACATGGTCATCGCGAAGGTGCGGGGCAGCTTCCAGAAGTTCAGCGGGACGGTGTCGCTGGACGAGCAGGACCTCACCGCCTCCTCGGTCTCCGTCAGCATCGACACGGCGAGCCTCAACACCGGCGTGGAGCAGCGCGACGCCCACCTGCGCTCGGCGGACTTCTTCGAGGTGGAGAAGTTCCCCGCCATCACCTTCCAGAGCACGAAGGTGGAGAAGACCTCGGGCAGCGGACTGCGGGTGACGGGGACGCTGACCATCCGGGACATTACGCGCGAGGTGGTGCTCGAGGCGGAGCAGCTCGGCATCGGCAAGGACCCGTGGGGCAACGTCAAGGCGGCGTTCGAGGCGAAGACCTCGATTGACCGCGGGGACTTCGGGCTGAAGTGGAACCAGGCGCTGGAGGCGGGCGGCGTGCTCGTGGGCGAGAAGATTGAAATCGCCCTCGAGGTCCAGGCGGTCAAGGCCCAGGCCGCGCAGGCGGCATGA
- a CDS encoding LysR family transcriptional regulator: MDLNELLVFAKVVQAGSFTAAARALRMPKSTVSRKVSELEERIGAQLLQRTTRQLRLTDVGQAYYEHCARIVAEAEEAELAVTRMQSAPHGLLRVTTPLTFSFLGPLVGEFLKRYPEVQVEMVCTDRSVALMEEGFDLAIRAGRLADSALIARRLGNIERIVVAAPSYLEAHGMPRTPRDLEKHDGLVFGPTVEGAVWTLHSGGKSVDVQVRARMAVNEPDMLRALSLAGAGIALSPDIHYAEDIAAGRLRRILPEWSSTETPVHAVYPGTRHHVPKVMAFVDFLRERWPVHTPGPSPRGERPRKD, from the coding sequence ATGGACCTCAATGAGCTCCTCGTCTTCGCCAAGGTGGTGCAGGCCGGCAGCTTCACGGCCGCCGCCCGCGCGCTGCGCATGCCCAAGTCCACGGTCAGCCGGAAGGTGTCCGAGCTCGAGGAGCGCATCGGCGCCCAGCTCCTGCAGCGCACGACGCGCCAGCTTCGCCTGACGGACGTCGGGCAGGCCTACTACGAACACTGCGCCCGCATCGTGGCCGAGGCGGAGGAGGCCGAGCTCGCCGTCACGCGCATGCAGTCCGCCCCTCACGGGCTGCTCCGCGTGACGACTCCGCTCACCTTCAGCTTCCTCGGGCCGCTCGTCGGGGAGTTCCTGAAGCGCTACCCCGAGGTCCAGGTCGAGATGGTGTGCACGGACCGCTCGGTGGCGCTGATGGAGGAGGGGTTCGACCTGGCCATTCGCGCGGGGCGGCTGGCCGACTCGGCGCTCATCGCCCGCCGGCTCGGGAACATCGAGCGCATCGTCGTGGCGGCCCCCAGCTACCTCGAGGCGCACGGCATGCCCAGGACGCCCCGGGACCTGGAGAAGCACGACGGCCTCGTCTTCGGTCCGACTGTCGAGGGAGCCGTCTGGACGCTGCACTCCGGCGGGAAGTCAGTCGACGTGCAGGTCCGTGCGCGCATGGCCGTCAACGAGCCGGACATGCTGCGCGCGCTGTCGCTGGCGGGCGCGGGCATCGCCCTCTCCCCCGACATCCACTACGCCGAGGACATCGCCGCCGGACGCCTGCGGCGCATCCTGCCGGAGTGGAGCTCCACGGAGACGCCCGTACACGCCGTCTACCCGGGCACGCGGCACCATGTGCCCAAGGTGATGGCCTTCGTGGACTTCCTGCGCGAGCGCTGGCCCGTCCACACGCCAGGGCCTTCTCCCCGCGGCGAGCGCCCACGCAAGGACTGA
- a CDS encoding LytR/AlgR family response regulator transcription factor: protein MSEANLERGGWRVLVVDDEPLARDNVRHLLARAPDVTAVHECEGGREAVEAILRERPDLVFLDVQMPELDGFGVLREVGPERMPPVIFVTAFDRYAVRAFEANALDYLLKPFGDRRFQESLERARRQREQGRDKAMLERLSALLDSHRGRGQEPERAPAPSGPPEGGYVERIAVKTDGKVLLLPVEELDWCEAEGNYVVLHAGGRSPMLRETLNRVEQLLDPSRFVRVHRSTLVNVDRIRELEPDVDKGWVVVLRDGTRLRLSPGRKAVVEALLRQTF from the coding sequence GTGAGTGAGGCGAACCTGGAGCGCGGAGGCTGGCGGGTGCTGGTCGTGGACGACGAGCCCCTGGCGCGGGACAACGTGAGGCACCTGTTGGCCCGCGCGCCGGACGTCACGGCCGTGCACGAGTGCGAGGGCGGGCGCGAGGCCGTGGAGGCCATTCTCCGCGAGCGCCCGGACCTCGTTTTCCTCGACGTGCAGATGCCGGAGCTGGACGGCTTCGGCGTGCTGCGTGAGGTAGGGCCGGAGCGGATGCCGCCGGTCATCTTCGTGACGGCGTTCGACAGGTACGCGGTGCGAGCCTTCGAGGCGAACGCGCTCGACTACCTGCTCAAGCCCTTCGGAGACCGCCGCTTCCAGGAGTCACTCGAGCGGGCGCGGCGCCAGCGGGAGCAGGGGAGGGACAAGGCCATGCTGGAGCGGCTGTCCGCGCTGCTCGACTCGCACCGGGGGCGCGGGCAGGAGCCCGAGCGGGCGCCCGCTCCCTCCGGGCCTCCCGAGGGGGGCTACGTGGAGCGCATCGCGGTGAAGACGGACGGCAAGGTGCTGCTGCTGCCCGTGGAGGAGCTGGACTGGTGCGAGGCCGAGGGCAACTACGTCGTGCTGCACGCGGGGGGCCGTAGCCCCATGCTCCGGGAGACGCTGAACCGGGTGGAGCAGTTGCTGGACCCGAGCCGCTTCGTGCGCGTCCACCGCTCCACGCTCGTCAACGTGGACCGCATCCGCGAGCTGGAGCCCGACGTGGACAAGGGCTGGGTGGTGGTGCTGCGCGACGGCACGCGCCTGCGCCTGAGCCCCGGCCGGAAGGCCGTGGTGGAGGCCCTGCTGCGGCAGACGTTCTGA
- a CDS encoding sensor histidine kinase, translating to MSHGGAWRLTSVPERLARRPTAPRIWLLGMAAGTLGALPQALRAYAQEPHDFFFNLALELVPYSAWALLGPLVLAVFQRVPLEGPRLARHLGVLLVAGAGLAWIHVVLLAPAMAVLLQWSARGVSFLEGLRDLLLARGAVAYLEYLLFLAAWTALRAGRRLRERELAESRLAARLAESRLQALRAQLDPHFLFNTLNAVTGLVRQQRNPEAVEALVELGHLLRASLEGRGDHEVTLEEELELVRRYLGIEQLRFGDRLEVRLEPEPGTLRARVPALILQPLVENAIKHGTARRATRGHIHVLAERRGDRLRLEVRDDGPGLQSGGAGGTGIGVANTRDRIQQLHGEEYGLTLMDLPEGGVLARVELPFVESRTQLSHEEGQGRE from the coding sequence ATGAGCCACGGTGGAGCCTGGAGGCTGACGAGCGTCCCGGAACGCCTTGCCCGGCGGCCCACGGCTCCGAGAATCTGGCTGCTCGGGATGGCGGCGGGCACCCTGGGCGCGCTGCCCCAGGCCCTGCGTGCGTATGCCCAGGAGCCGCACGACTTCTTCTTCAATCTGGCGCTGGAGCTGGTTCCGTACAGCGCCTGGGCGCTGCTGGGCCCGCTGGTGCTGGCCGTCTTCCAGCGCGTCCCCCTGGAAGGGCCACGGCTGGCCCGGCACCTGGGCGTGCTGCTGGTGGCGGGAGCGGGCCTCGCCTGGATTCACGTGGTGCTGCTCGCGCCCGCCATGGCCGTGCTCCTCCAGTGGAGCGCGCGGGGCGTGTCCTTCCTGGAGGGACTGAGAGACTTGCTGCTGGCGCGTGGCGCCGTGGCGTATCTGGAGTACCTGCTCTTCCTGGCCGCGTGGACGGCGCTGCGGGCGGGGCGACGGCTGCGCGAGCGCGAGCTGGCGGAGTCGCGGCTGGCGGCGCGGTTGGCGGAGTCACGCCTCCAGGCGCTGCGGGCCCAGCTGGACCCTCACTTCCTCTTCAACACGCTGAACGCCGTCACGGGGCTGGTGCGCCAGCAGCGCAACCCGGAAGCGGTGGAGGCGCTGGTGGAGCTGGGGCACCTGCTGCGCGCGAGCCTGGAGGGACGGGGAGACCACGAGGTGACGCTGGAGGAGGAGCTGGAGCTGGTGCGCCGCTACCTGGGCATCGAGCAGCTCCGGTTCGGCGACCGCCTGGAGGTACGCCTGGAGCCGGAGCCGGGGACGCTGAGGGCGCGCGTGCCCGCCCTCATCCTCCAGCCGCTGGTGGAGAACGCCATCAAGCATGGCACCGCGCGCCGGGCGACCCGGGGCCACATCCACGTCCTCGCCGAGCGTCGGGGGGACCGGCTGCGGCTGGAGGTGCGGGATGATGGACCGGGGCTCCAGTCGGGCGGGGCGGGGGGCACGGGCATCGGCGTGGCCAATACGCGCGACCGCATCCAGCAGCTCCATGGCGAAGAGTATGGCCTGACGTTGATGGACCTGCCGGAAGGTGGGGTGCTCGCGCGGGTGGAGCTGCCCTTCGTGGAGTCCCGGACGCAGCTGTCGCATGAAGAGGGGCAGGGCCGTGAGTGA
- a CDS encoding FlgO family outer membrane protein, with protein sequence MSTVLALLLASLAAAAPPAPPQGPVAVMPFRNLNSEPELDWLGRGMAETLVSDLRASGRLRVVEREQLAPLLAELTSREQGELSESTAARVGRMVGARTLVLGSFQRSGRQVRINARFISVETGEVLGTAKATGALDRIFTLQDEVVARLLGLPLPAAAKRPSGPAAVRAYERYGRALASTSDDERARLLREALAESPGFTYAQEELTRLERRLAEYARHAQPLLDSRDAEQRAVLEDLSRPAAERSAAALALLDAYNSQGRWRSLARHAERIFQLDLPRHEGRLPAEEAGWAWVRSLGTLGSHARQIEAGEAFLRRFPESPLAQPVDTLVRGTAAMVATEERARRDMWDSLKKLEEEVERKRVRLEGRGEPTTRLRWELARRHCAEPAMGQFHDVSVVTCRAFLDAWSPGTTPAERTVVRDAWTAEILALVRLRRHAEARERLAAFRAADPEGERESLARATILRIPAGAEE encoded by the coding sequence ATGAGCACCGTCCTCGCGCTGCTGCTCGCGAGCCTCGCCGCCGCCGCGCCGCCAGCGCCCCCCCAGGGGCCCGTCGCGGTGATGCCCTTCCGCAACCTCAACAGCGAGCCGGAGCTGGACTGGCTCGGGCGCGGCATGGCGGAGACGCTCGTCTCGGACCTGCGCGCCAGCGGGCGGCTGCGGGTCGTGGAGCGCGAGCAGCTCGCCCCGCTGCTCGCGGAGCTGACGTCGCGGGAGCAGGGCGAGCTCTCGGAGTCCACCGCCGCGAGGGTGGGCCGCATGGTGGGTGCGCGCACCCTGGTGCTCGGCAGCTTCCAGCGCTCGGGCAGGCAGGTGCGCATCAACGCGCGCTTCATCTCCGTGGAGACCGGAGAGGTGCTCGGCACCGCGAAGGCCACCGGCGCCCTGGACCGCATCTTCACGCTGCAGGATGAAGTGGTGGCGCGGCTGCTGGGGCTGCCGCTTCCCGCTGCCGCGAAGCGCCCCTCCGGCCCGGCGGCGGTGCGGGCCTATGAGCGCTATGGGCGCGCGCTCGCCAGCACTTCCGACGACGAGCGGGCCCGGCTGCTGCGCGAGGCCCTGGCCGAGTCGCCGGGCTTCACCTACGCCCAGGAGGAGCTGACCCGGCTCGAGCGGCGCCTCGCGGAGTACGCGCGCCATGCGCAGCCGCTCCTCGACTCCCGGGACGCGGAGCAACGCGCGGTGCTCGAGGACCTGAGCCGTCCCGCGGCGGAGCGCTCGGCGGCGGCGCTGGCGCTGCTCGACGCCTACAACTCGCAGGGGCGCTGGCGCTCGCTGGCGCGCCACGCGGAGCGCATCTTCCAGCTGGACCTTCCCCGTCACGAGGGGCGCCTCCCGGCAGAGGAGGCCGGCTGGGCCTGGGTGAGGAGCCTGGGCACCCTGGGCAGCCACGCGAGGCAAATCGAAGCGGGCGAGGCCTTCCTCCGGCGCTTCCCGGAGAGCCCCCTGGCGCAACCCGTGGACACCCTGGTGCGAGGCACCGCGGCGATGGTGGCCACCGAGGAACGTGCGCGACGGGACATGTGGGACTCGCTGAAGAAGCTGGAGGAAGAGGTGGAGCGGAAGCGCGTCCGGCTCGAAGGCCGTGGCGAGCCCACCACCCGGCTGCGCTGGGAGCTGGCCCGCAGGCACTGCGCCGAACCGGCGATGGGGCAGTTCCATGACGTCTCCGTCGTCACCTGCCGCGCCTTCCTCGATGCCTGGTCGCCCGGAACCACCCCGGCGGAGCGCACCGTGGTGCGAGACGCCTGGACCGCGGAGATTCTCGCGCTCGTCAGGCTGCGCCGCCACGCCGAGGCCCGCGAGCGCCTCGCCGCGTTCCGCGCCGCCGACCCCGAGGGCGAGCGGGAGAGCCTGGCCCGCGCCACCATCCTCCGCATCCCGGCCGGTGCGGAGGAGTGA